One window of the Rufibacter radiotolerans genome contains the following:
- a CDS encoding UTP--glucose-1-phosphate uridylyltransferase — MKIRKAVITAAARGERLYPVADTVQKAMLPVVDLDGFAKPVIQIIAEEAFSSGIEEIGVVCAPGDGPRYLEAFASLRNNLLSSFKNTDWAQREAEKVDQLRQRLHFIEQSEPLGYGHAVYCARGFVGEEPFLLMLGDHLYVSEVRDQSCAAQLIALAVQEGCAVSAVNPTVEHQIHRYGTLTGKHMPNQRGVFQIDKIIEKPSLSTAELELQTPGLRSGYYLCFFGMHVLTPAVFQILQNQLEAGSQNTQLTPALQELATTEKYLALEVKGNRYDLSKKLGLLQAQIALGLAGQAHDETLTSMVDLLAEANQRKQSRA; from the coding sequence ATGAAAATAAGAAAAGCTGTTATCACCGCGGCAGCACGTGGCGAGCGGTTGTACCCTGTGGCTGATACCGTGCAGAAGGCAATGCTCCCGGTAGTGGACCTGGACGGTTTTGCCAAACCGGTCATTCAGATCATTGCTGAAGAAGCTTTCTCCAGTGGCATTGAAGAAATAGGGGTGGTCTGCGCCCCCGGCGATGGCCCCCGCTACCTGGAAGCCTTCGCTTCTTTGCGCAATAACCTGTTAAGCTCTTTCAAGAACACAGACTGGGCCCAGCGGGAGGCAGAAAAGGTAGACCAACTGCGCCAACGTCTCCATTTCATAGAGCAAAGCGAACCACTGGGGTATGGGCACGCGGTGTATTGTGCCCGCGGGTTTGTAGGGGAGGAACCTTTCCTGCTTATGTTGGGCGACCACCTGTACGTCTCTGAGGTGCGTGACCAGTCTTGCGCGGCGCAACTCATTGCGCTGGCTGTTCAGGAAGGTTGCGCTGTATCTGCGGTCAACCCCACGGTAGAGCACCAAATCCACCGGTACGGTACCCTCACCGGAAAGCATATGCCCAACCAACGGGGCGTTTTCCAGATAGACAAAATCATTGAGAAGCCCTCTTTAAGCACAGCTGAGCTGGAGTTGCAGACCCCGGGCTTACGGAGTGGCTATTACCTCTGCTTCTTCGGGATGCACGTGCTCACGCCGGCGGTTTTCCAAATTTTGCAAAACCAGTTGGAGGCTGGTAGCCAGAACACCCAGCTCACCCCGGCACTACAGGAGCTGGCCACCACAGAGAAGTACCTGGCGCTGGAGGTAAAAGGCAACCGGTATGACCTTAGCAAAAAGCTGGGTCTGCTGCAGGCCCAGATAGCGTTAGGCCTGGCAGGCCAGGCCCATGACGAAACCCTTACCTCCATGGTAGACCTTCTGGCCGAAGCGAACCAGCGGAAACAATCAAGGGCCTAA
- a CDS encoding DNA polymerase III subunit alpha — MLAFVHSYYSLRYGTLSVEELAAEAKARGYSALALTDINATSGVFPFIKACEAQGLQPLVGIEFRREQQVLYTGIAQNHEGLRELNTFLSSYLLKHQPLPEVPPAFSQAVIIYPFARAKALLQKQPLRENEYVGVCPEEVNQLLYSGLRRNGVRLLLYPLFTCKDTEGVHLHRHLRAIDNNILLSQLEAQHGLAPEGSCFAPCQAILQQCAQFPELLLHAEQLVKEAAFTFDFKVRRNKLTFTGTDYDDKQLLEKLAWDGLRNRYGAQHKIAKERVAHELAIIDKLGFCSYFLITWDVIRYSMSRGFYHVGRGSGANSVVAYCLHITDVDPIELDLYFERFLNPKRTSPPDFDIDYSWDERNEVLDYIFKRYGRDHTALLGAMVTFQQSSILRELGKVYGLPKTELDALVAQPQAPANANHLTKEIFRYGQMLTDFPNVRSIHAGGVLISEEPIYNYTALDLPPKGLPTAQWDMYVAESIGFEKLDILSQRGIGHIKECVQLVQQNQGIKVDAHDVARFKTDEKVKEQLRSGDTIGCFYIESPAMRGLLTKLRCDNYLSLVAASSIIRPGVAKSGMMKTYIQRFHHPEQIQHLHPVMGEQLAETYGVMVYQEDVLKVCHHFAGLDLADADVLRRGMSGKYRSKAEFQKLVDKFFDNCRAKGYPEHITKEVWRQVESFAGYSFSKAHSASFAVESYQSLFLKTYYPLEFMVAVINNFGGFYRTWVYVQQTQKAGATLHLPCVNHSNYYTSIKGTDVYLGLVHVQNLEQKMAFKLVTEREESGLFTTLEEFVRRSQITLEQLLILVRVQGLRFTGLDKKTLLWEAHLLLGHKVPAQGVALLFQAPAKTFTLPVLTHTFIEDAYDEMELLGFPVTCSYFDLLQTQERGDVPAKDLLAFLGQTVRMMGVLVATKYVRTVRGEIMQFGTFLDHAGDFFDTVHFPPSLKAWPFKGNGVYLLYGKVVEEFGFPSLEVEKMAKLPFQKDPRY; from the coding sequence ATGTTAGCCTTCGTCCACTCATATTATAGTCTGCGCTACGGAACCCTGTCTGTGGAGGAACTGGCCGCCGAGGCGAAGGCGCGGGGATACTCGGCGCTGGCTTTAACGGATATTAATGCCACTTCCGGGGTGTTCCCGTTTATTAAGGCGTGTGAGGCGCAGGGGCTGCAGCCGTTGGTGGGCATTGAGTTTAGGCGGGAGCAGCAGGTGCTGTACACAGGCATAGCGCAGAACCATGAAGGGTTGCGGGAATTGAACACGTTTCTGAGCAGCTACCTGTTAAAGCACCAGCCTTTGCCCGAGGTGCCGCCCGCGTTTTCGCAGGCGGTGATCATTTACCCGTTCGCGCGGGCCAAGGCACTTCTCCAGAAACAACCGCTGCGGGAGAATGAGTACGTGGGTGTATGCCCCGAAGAGGTGAACCAGTTGCTGTACTCAGGCCTGAGGCGGAATGGGGTGAGGCTGCTCCTTTACCCGCTCTTTACCTGCAAAGACACTGAAGGCGTGCACCTGCACCGCCACCTGCGCGCCATTGACAACAATATTCTCCTGAGCCAGTTGGAGGCGCAGCATGGCCTGGCCCCGGAAGGCTCCTGCTTTGCGCCCTGTCAGGCAATCCTGCAGCAATGCGCGCAGTTCCCGGAGCTCCTCCTGCACGCCGAGCAACTGGTGAAAGAAGCCGCGTTCACCTTTGACTTTAAGGTGCGCCGCAACAAACTCACCTTCACCGGCACCGACTATGATGATAAGCAACTGCTGGAGAAGCTGGCCTGGGACGGCCTCCGGAACCGCTACGGCGCGCAGCACAAAATAGCCAAGGAACGGGTGGCGCATGAGTTGGCCATCATAGACAAGCTGGGCTTCTGTTCGTACTTTCTCATCACCTGGGATGTGATTCGGTATTCCATGAGCCGGGGCTTTTACCATGTGGGGCGCGGGAGCGGAGCCAATAGCGTGGTAGCTTACTGCCTGCATATCACAGACGTTGACCCCATTGAGCTGGACCTTTACTTTGAGCGTTTCCTCAACCCTAAGCGTACAAGTCCACCCGACTTTGACATTGACTACAGTTGGGACGAACGGAACGAGGTGCTGGACTATATCTTCAAGCGCTACGGCCGTGACCACACCGCCCTGCTAGGAGCCATGGTCACGTTTCAGCAGAGCTCTATTCTGCGCGAGCTGGGGAAAGTGTACGGCCTGCCGAAGACCGAGCTGGATGCGCTGGTCGCCCAGCCGCAGGCCCCGGCCAACGCTAACCATCTCACCAAAGAGATTTTCCGGTACGGGCAAATGCTCACTGATTTCCCGAACGTGCGCTCTATCCATGCGGGGGGTGTGCTCATCTCAGAGGAACCCATTTACAACTACACCGCCCTGGACCTTCCGCCCAAAGGCCTTCCTACCGCCCAGTGGGACATGTACGTAGCCGAGAGCATAGGTTTTGAGAAGCTGGATATTCTGAGCCAGCGCGGCATTGGCCATATTAAAGAATGCGTGCAGCTGGTGCAGCAGAACCAGGGCATAAAGGTTGACGCCCATGACGTGGCCCGGTTCAAGACCGACGAGAAAGTAAAAGAGCAACTCAGGTCCGGCGACACCATTGGCTGCTTTTATATAGAGAGTCCGGCCATGCGGGGTTTGCTCACCAAGCTGCGCTGCGACAACTATCTGTCCCTGGTGGCGGCCAGCTCTATCATCAGGCCTGGCGTGGCCAAGAGTGGCATGATGAAAACCTACATCCAGCGGTTCCATCACCCAGAGCAGATCCAGCACCTACACCCGGTCATGGGTGAGCAGCTAGCCGAGACCTACGGCGTGATGGTGTACCAGGAGGACGTGCTCAAGGTCTGTCACCATTTCGCGGGGCTGGACTTGGCAGACGCCGATGTGCTGCGCCGGGGCATGAGCGGCAAGTACCGGTCCAAGGCCGAGTTCCAAAAGCTGGTAGACAAGTTCTTTGACAACTGCCGGGCCAAGGGCTATCCAGAACACATCACCAAAGAGGTCTGGCGGCAGGTGGAGTCGTTTGCGGGGTACTCGTTCTCCAAGGCGCACTCAGCCTCCTTTGCCGTGGAGAGTTACCAGAGCCTGTTCCTGAAAACCTATTATCCGCTGGAGTTCATGGTGGCCGTGATCAACAACTTCGGGGGCTTTTACCGCACGTGGGTGTATGTGCAGCAGACCCAGAAAGCGGGCGCAACCCTACATCTGCCCTGCGTGAACCACAGCAACTACTATACGTCTATCAAGGGAACCGATGTTTACCTGGGGCTGGTGCACGTGCAGAACCTGGAGCAGAAAATGGCCTTTAAGCTGGTAACCGAGCGGGAAGAGAGTGGCCTTTTCACTACCCTGGAGGAATTTGTAAGGCGCAGCCAGATCACGCTGGAACAACTCCTGATTCTGGTACGGGTGCAGGGCCTGCGGTTCACGGGCCTGGACAAGAAGACCTTGCTCTGGGAAGCACACCTGCTGCTGGGCCACAAGGTTCCGGCCCAGGGGGTAGCCTTGCTGTTCCAGGCTCCGGCCAAAACCTTCACGCTACCTGTGCTCACCCACACCTTTATAGAAGACGCCTATGATGAGATGGAGTTGCTGGGTTTCCCGGTAACCTGCTCATACTTTGATCTGTTGCAGACCCAGGAGCGGGGCGATGTGCCGGCCAAGGACCTGCTGGCGTTTCTGGGGCAGACGGTGCGCATGATGGGGGTACTGGTAGCTACTAAATATGTGCGCACCGTGCGGGGCGAGATCATGCAGTTCGGTACGTTTCTGGACCACGCCGGAGATTTCTTTGACACCGTGCATTTCCCGCCCAGCCTCAAAGCCTGGCCTTTTAAGGGAAATGGCGTGTACCTGTTATATGGAAAGGTGGTGGAGGAGTTCGGGTTCCCCAGTCTGGAGGTGGAGAAGATGGCCAAGCTCCCGTTCCAGAAAGACCCGCGGTATTAG
- a CDS encoding PAS domain-containing sensor histidine kinase, protein MNTDSGFYQSLIEQTGQAFFAYDISSHRFTYQNPAFRKAFALHQIKTHPEVLLHTVHPEDQGYVQEMLKELLQRGHCNALEFRVQFPDQEEQWVCVHPSVLNEALGKKLIIGHAEDITAQRLYNDHLKKFSNKKNSILNILAHDLAGPLAMIHTLSAQLAEDLNTSVHEDSLHMINIIERSSKQSGHLLLEFMNQEFLESSKIEVVTRRVNMVEKLKEAMEEYEGAKGDLIGKKIDFFSSSEKIFIELDDLKFMQVLTNLISNSLKFTPDGGKISVSVEEEEQSVLVKVADTGIGIPEKYKATLFDKFTDARRPGLKGEQSVGLGMSIVKTIVEWHKGVVWFDSEENKGTTFYIRLPKNVVISAKD, encoded by the coding sequence ATGAACACTGATTCTGGTTTTTACCAAAGTTTGATTGAGCAAACCGGACAGGCCTTTTTTGCCTATGACATAAGCAGCCACCGGTTCACTTACCAGAACCCTGCCTTTAGAAAGGCTTTTGCACTGCATCAGATAAAAACCCACCCAGAGGTATTGCTGCATACGGTGCACCCAGAGGACCAGGGATATGTGCAGGAAATGTTGAAAGAACTCTTGCAGCGGGGCCACTGCAACGCTTTAGAATTCAGGGTTCAGTTTCCAGACCAGGAAGAACAGTGGGTATGTGTGCACCCGTCAGTGCTAAACGAGGCGCTAGGCAAAAAACTCATCATCGGCCACGCCGAAGACATTACTGCCCAGCGGCTGTACAATGATCACCTCAAAAAATTCTCCAACAAGAAAAACTCCATCCTCAACATCCTGGCTCATGACCTGGCCGGGCCCCTGGCCATGATCCATACCCTTTCCGCGCAACTGGCCGAAGACCTGAATACCAGTGTGCATGAAGACTCCCTGCACATGATCAACATTATTGAGCGAAGCAGTAAACAAAGCGGTCACCTGCTGCTGGAGTTTATGAACCAGGAATTTTTGGAGTCTTCCAAAATAGAGGTAGTGACCAGAAGGGTAAACATGGTAGAAAAACTCAAAGAAGCCATGGAGGAATATGAGGGGGCCAAAGGCGACCTTATTGGAAAGAAGATTGATTTCTTTTCCTCTAGCGAAAAGATCTTTATTGAGTTAGATGACCTCAAGTTTATGCAGGTTCTCACCAACCTGATCTCCAACTCGCTCAAGTTCACCCCAGACGGAGGCAAAATATCTGTTAGCGTAGAGGAGGAAGAGCAAAGCGTATTGGTAAAGGTAGCAGACACGGGTATTGGAATTCCTGAGAAGTATAAAGCCACCCTATTTGATAAGTTTACAGATGCCCGCAGACCAGGATTAAAAGGGGAGCAGTCTGTTGGCCTGGGCATGTCTATTGTAAAAACCATTGTGGAATGGCACAAAGGAGTAGTTTGGTTTGACAGCGAGGAAAACAAAGGCACCACCTTTTACATAAGGCTGCCTAAGAATGTGGTGATCTCTGCCAAGGATTAA
- a CDS encoding S8 family peptidase, producing MKKKYLTVGKSAMAAAALSVAFLTGCQTDQLMETEGVSAAQQAQDAKSAGQEIVPNEVLVKFKAGVSDDVRSAVLARIGGSVKERILTRTMERFGDKEGITLVHTPMAALEAIGKIKGETNIEYAEPNYVYHHQAASTDTYFTNGNLWGMYGDASSPANQYGSQAAEAWAAGNTGSASVVVGIIDEGVQTTHPELQGQIWVNPYDPIDGVDNDGNGYIDDVNGWDFDGNNSQVYDGGSSGGTDDHGTHVAGTIGAKNNGTGVVGVNWNVTMISCKFLGRRGGNTANAVKAVDYLTDLKTRHGMNIVASNNSWGGGGYSQALYDAVERANAKNILFIAAAGNGGSDGVGDNNDAVASYPSNMTNANIIAVAAITNTGAKSSFSNYGATTVDIGAPGSAIWSSTAYNTLSSYNGTSMATPHVTGGVALYAASHPGSTAAAIKNAILSSAVPTASLSGKCVTGGRLNVSGF from the coding sequence ATGAAGAAAAAGTACCTTACAGTTGGTAAGTCTGCCATGGCAGCTGCTGCGTTATCCGTTGCCTTTTTAACAGGCTGTCAGACCGATCAATTAATGGAGACTGAAGGAGTATCTGCTGCCCAACAGGCGCAGGATGCCAAGTCGGCCGGTCAGGAGATAGTGCCTAACGAAGTGCTCGTTAAGTTCAAGGCTGGTGTATCTGATGATGTGAGATCAGCAGTTTTGGCCCGCATTGGCGGAAGCGTGAAAGAAAGAATCCTTACCAGAACCATGGAACGGTTCGGTGACAAAGAAGGTATTACGCTGGTGCATACCCCCATGGCCGCGTTAGAAGCAATTGGCAAAATCAAAGGTGAGACTAACATAGAGTATGCAGAACCAAACTATGTATACCATCACCAAGCTGCCTCTACAGACACCTACTTCACCAACGGTAACCTTTGGGGAATGTACGGTGACGCTTCTTCGCCAGCTAACCAGTATGGTAGCCAGGCTGCCGAGGCTTGGGCTGCTGGTAACACCGGTTCTGCCTCTGTGGTAGTAGGTATCATTGACGAAGGTGTGCAAACCACTCACCCTGAATTACAAGGACAGATTTGGGTGAACCCATATGACCCAATTGATGGTGTTGACAATGATGGCAACGGTTACATTGATGATGTAAACGGATGGGATTTTGACGGAAACAACAGCCAGGTATATGACGGTGGCTCTAGCGGTGGAACCGATGACCACGGTACGCACGTGGCTGGTACCATTGGTGCTAAAAACAATGGCACTGGCGTAGTTGGCGTGAACTGGAATGTGACCATGATCTCTTGTAAGTTCCTGGGCCGCAGAGGTGGTAACACTGCCAACGCAGTAAAAGCCGTTGATTACCTGACTGACCTGAAAACCCGTCATGGTATGAACATTGTAGCCTCTAACAACTCTTGGGGTGGCGGTGGCTATTCTCAGGCATTGTATGATGCGGTTGAGCGCGCCAACGCTAAAAACATTCTGTTCATAGCAGCCGCTGGTAACGGTGGTTCTGATGGAGTAGGTGATAACAATGATGCCGTAGCCAGCTACCCATCTAACATGACCAATGCCAACATCATTGCCGTAGCCGCTATTACCAACACTGGTGCCAAGTCTTCTTTCTCTAACTACGGTGCTACTACTGTTGATATTGGAGCTCCTGGTTCTGCTATCTGGTCTTCTACTGCCTACAACACGTTGTCTTCTTACAACGGTACGTCTATGGCAACCCCGCACGTAACTGGTGGTGTAGCTTTGTATGCAGCCTCTCACCCAGGTTCTACAGCCGCAGCTATCAAGAACGCGATCCTGAGCAGCGCAGTACCTACTGCTTCCCTGTCTGGTAAATGCGTAACTGGCGGTCGTTTGAACGTAAGCGGTTTCTAA